The genomic stretch GCGTCGCGCCTCCCGAGGAGGCCCCCAATCCGGAGATTCCTCCGGAAGAGAGGCCACCCGGCGTGCCACCGCCACCACCTCGTCCACCCCCGCCACCGGCGGGGCCGGGCAGCACGCTGTGGCTGCAGCGCGAAGGCACGCCCCAGGACGACCTGGCGCTGGGCGCGGCGGTGGACGCCAGCGGCGACGTCCTCACGCTGTCGCTTCACGACATCGATGACCTGGACAGCCTTCAGCCCACGGATAACCGGGCGAAGCTGGTGCTGACGCGGCGCGCGCCCACGGGCGAGACGCGCTGGCAGAAGGCCTTCGACATAAGGGCCCCGGAGGCGCCACTGGCGGTGCGCGCGTTCGTCCGGGGCCGCATCGCCGCCGACCCGGCGGGCGGCATCGTCATCGCCGGCACCACGGAAGGCGTCCTGGACCTCCTCAGCCACAAACTGGGGGACGGCACCTTCGTGGTCCGGATGGACGCGGACGGCAACGTCCTGTGGACGAACACGCCCCCGGGTACCGGGCTCGCGGTGGCGGACCTGGCGGTGGACGCCCAGGGACGGACGCTGGTGGCCTTCAACGCGCCGGGCGGTTCGGACTTCGGCAACGGCGTCACCGGCGCTGGCGCGGTGGTGGTGACGTACTCGCGCGAAGGTCTGGCCGAATCCGCCCTGTCCGTGGGCCAGCCCCAGGGGGGCGGGCGCGTGGCGCTCACGACGCTGGCGGTGGATGGCGCCGGGCGCATGGCGGTGGGCGGCCAATATGACGGCACGGTGCGCTTCGGCAGCCAGCAGGTGAGCGCCGCCGAGGGCGGCAGTCCCTTCGTCGCGTTCTACCGGCAGGGTGGGTTGACCTGGACCAAGGCCTTGAGTCACGCGAGCGGCACCATGCGCGACGTGGCGCTGGACGGCGAGGGCACCGTGGTGGCCGCGGGCCCCTTCCTGGGCACCGTGCGCTGGGGCGACATGCAGGTGCCGGGGCATGCGTTCCGGGAAACCTCCTTCGTCGTCTCCGCCAAGGCGGACGGACAGGAGACATGGGCCAAGGGTCTGGGAGACGGGCTCCAGGTGGACGCGCTCGCGCTGGCGCCCTCCGGAGAACTGATGGTGGCGGGCTTCACCTTCAACCGCATCGAGGACGGCGTGGCGGGCAAGGACGGCATGGGCTCGGCGCAGCCCGTGGCCCTGCGCTACGACGCGGCGGGCACGTCGCTCCTCACGACGATGTTCCTGTCGGATCCGCCCCAGCCGAGAGGCGAGCTGTATGGCCTGGAAGCCATTCCCTCCATGGGCGTGCTGCCCGACGGGGATGTCTTCCTCTTCGGCCACACGGACCGCGAGACTGACTTCGGCACCGGACGCCAGAGCTTCGCGCGCGGCGATGTCTTCCTGCTGCGGCTGAAGCGCTGAGCGGCGCCTGAAAACACCAAGGGCCATGGGAGTCCAGCCCCCATGGCCCTGAAGTGCGTGTCCGCGTCATTGCCTCAGCGGCGCGTGGTGCGCCGGGCCGGCGACTTCCGGGCGCCACCGCGCGTGGTGGTCCGCTTCGTCGCGGTGCCGCGCGTTCCCGTCTTGCGCGCGGTGCGCCCCGCCGTCCCCGTCTTCCGCGTGGTGGCCTTGCGCGCGCCGCGGCCGGTGGCACGGGTAGCGGACTTGCGCGTGGCGGACTTGCGGGTGGCCGTCTTCCCGCGTGCCGCCGTCTTCTTCGCGCGCGGAGTCCCACGCTTGGTGGTGGCCTTGCGCGCGGACTTCCGCGTGCTGCCCGTACGTGAAGCGCTCTTGCGCTTCGTGGCGGTGCGGCGCCGCGGCGTGGGCGAAAGGCCCGCCTCCGCCGGGGAGGGAGAGACATCGTCGGTCAGTTGCGGATTGACGGACTCGTTCGTCATTCAGTCGGCTCCGGTTGGGGAAGACTGCAGGCGATGCATGAACAGGGTACGCCCATGCACGCCAGGACGTGTGCGGTGAAGGCACGCAGATGAACGACAGCGGACGAATGACGTGCACCGCGCGGGGTCCTCATGCCCTGGAGGGCATGTCCCGCGACGAATCCCCGTCAGCTCGCGCCCGTGAGGAAGGCCGCGAGCTTCTCGTACGCGTCCGCGAGCGGCGGGATGGGCGCGCTCTCGTTGGCTTGATGCGCCTGGGCCGTCTCACCGGGCCCGAAGTTGATGGCGTCCACGCCCCACTCGCCGAAGCGCGCCACGTCCGTCCAGGCCTGCTTGGAGGCCGCGGGCAGGCCGGTGAGAGCCATCAACTTCTGGAACAGCGGGTTGCCCGCCACCACCGGGCCGCTGGGCGACGCATCGGTGAACTCCACCTCGGCCCGCCCGGCGACGAGCGCGTGCACGTCCGCCTTCGCCTGTTCGATGCTCTTGCCCGGCGCGAAGCGGTAGTTGAGGTTCAGCTCGAAGGCTTCAGGGATGACGTTGCGCGCGCGGCCGCCCTTGGCGAGCGTGGCGTTGATGACCTCGTAGAACGGGAAGCCGGCGACGTTGACCTCCACGCGCTGACGCCCGAGCAACTCCGCGAGGAACGGCCCCGCCTTGTGGATGGCGTTCTCCCCCTGCCACGGCCGAGCGGAGTGCGCGCTGCGCCCGGTGAAGCGCACGGTGACCTGCATGGAGCCGACGCAGCCCACCTGCACCACGCTGTCGGTGGGCTCCATGGCGATGCCGAACCGCACCTTCGCCAGGTCCGGCCGCTTCTCGTACAGCGGGATGAGGCCGCTTTCGGCGTAGGCCCCCTCCTCGCGCTCGTAGAAGAGGAAGGCCAGATTCACGGGCAGCGTGTCGCGGCGCAAATCCTCCGCGAGCGCCATCATCACCGCGAGCCCGCCCTTCATGTCCGAGGCGCCCAGTCCGAAGACGCGCTCGCCCTCGATGCGCGCCTCGCGGCCCGCGTCGCTGGGGTGCGCGGGCACCGTGTCCAGGTGACCGATGAGGGCCACCGTGGGGCGCGCATCCTCCAGCTTGCCGAGCAGCAGCGTGTGGCCGACCCGGAACACCTCCTCCCGAGGGAAGTGCCGGAGCGCCCAGCGCTCCACATGGTCGGCGATGGGCCCTTCCTGGGTGATGGGACTGGGGATGCGGCACAGCTCGAGCGTGGTACGAGCCAGCCGCGTGGCGAGGTCGATGGAAGCCATACGCCTCCCACCATAGCGCCGGGCGTCAGCCGTCCGCGAACGCTTCCTCGAAGCTCGTCACGCCCTCCAGGACGGCGGCACACAGACACGCCGGCCCCTCCGTCAGCGCCGTGAAGCCATGCGCGCTGCCGTCCGTCTTCTCCAGCTCCTCGCCAGGCCAGACCTCGTGCCCTTCGTCCTCGCGGAAGCCGCCCTCCAGCACCAGGTTCCACTCGCGGCCGTGGTGTGTGTGCCGGGGGTAGCGCACCCCGGGGTGGAGCCGGAGGATGGCGGCCATCGTCCCTTCTCGCGCGGGGCCCGTCTCCACCGGCATCAGCTCCGAGCCCTCCACCGGTCCGGGCATCCACGCCGCCGGGTCGCTCACGGCGTCCAGCAACGCCAGCGCTCGCTCGCGCGAAAGGTCGAAGAAGGCCGCCACCCGGTCCGCGAAGCGGGCAAGCCGCCCCGGACCCTCCATCTGGTCCATCAACCGCGTCAGCACCGCGGGCGGCGGCACCACCAGCGACGCCAGCGCCGCATGCGTGGACACCAACCGGTCCGCCACCTCGCGGCACCGCGCGCACTCCGCGAGGTGCTGCTCGACGGACGCCCGGGCTGGGGCCTCCAGCATCCCCAGTGCCCATTCGGGCAGGATGTCGTCCAGATGGTGCGCCATCGTCACGTTCCGTCCCGTCACACGCCTTCTACGGCGCGCGCGGGCTGCTGGATTTCAGCCATTACACCGCCACCGCGAAGTCGCGGAGCGCCGCATTGAGGCTGGTCTTCTGGTCGGTGGACTTCGTCCGCTGACCGATGATGAGCGCGCACGGCACCATGTACTCGCCGGCCGGGAACTGCTTCTCCCGCATGCCGGGAATCACCACGCTGCGCGCGGGGACGCGGCCCTTGAAGACGCGCTCCTCGGGGCCGGTGACGTCGATGATTTGAGTGGACGCGGTGAGCACCACGTTGGCGCCCAGCACCGCCTCCTCCTCCACCACCACGCCCTCCACGACGATGGAGCGGCTGCCCAGGAAGGCACCGTCCTCGATGATGACGGGCGACGCGGAAGGCGGCTCCAGCACCCCGCCCAGCCCCACGCCGCCGGACAGGTGGACGTGCTTGCCCACCTGGGCGCAGCTGCCCACCGTGGCCCACGTGTCCACCATGGTGCCCGCGCCCACGCGCGCGCCGATGTTCACATAGCCCGGCATCACCACCGCGCCCTTCTCCACGAAGGCGCCGTAGCGAACCGTGCCCGGGGGCACCACGCGCACGCCCGCCGCCTCCAGGCCCTTCTTCAGCGGCACCTTGTCGTAGAACTCGAAGGGGCCTACCTCCATCACCTTCATCTCCGACACCGCGAAGAACAGGAGGATGGCCTCCTTCACCCAGGCGTTCACCTTCCAGCCGTCCACGCCCTTCTCCGCCACGCGGAGCTCACCCGAGTCCAGCCGCGCCAGCGTCTCGCGCACGGCGGCCACGTGGGCCGCGTCCTTCAACAACGTCCGATCCGCGAACGCGGCGGACACCCTCTGGGACAGCTCTTCGATGGGGGCCATGGCGCCTCCTTGAAGCACAAAACCCCGCGCCGCGCCGCACCTGGTTGAAGGGCTCAGACGGGAGTGGACGCCTCATCCAGCTCGGCCAGCGGCAGGGTCTGCGTGGGAATCTCCGCGTGTGCGCCCTTGTCGGCCGCCACCACCCGGCCCGGCATCTGCCCCTCCAGGAACACCGAATCCCGGGAGACATGCCGCACGCGGGCCAGCGGGAACTCCGTCCACCGCCGGCTGAAGGGCCAGCGCCGCGCGTAGAGGTGTTCCCGGCCGATGAGGGCCACGTAGCCCAGCATCGCCCCGCTTTCGTCCCGAACCCGCAGTCCACTGGTGAGGGAGCGCCGCTCGTAGGGCGACGCGACTATCGGCCACGCCATGGGTGTCACCTCCTGTGCCCCAAAGCTGGGTGCCCCACGCCATGTCCGGGAGCGGTCCACCGGGGTCTGATTCCCGCCCGGCTGCCCGGCCGCCTGCCGCGCGGAGCACTCGAATTTTCCTAGGTTTCTTGGATTTTCAGCAACCTGCTGGGAGAACTCCTTCTGCGTCAGCCCGCTCGCCATGAGATGCCCCTGGTATGCCCCCAGGGATACCTTGTTCCCGAGCTTCTCGACCTCGGCGCGAGTCATTGCAGGATGCAGTCGCGCAAAGACAGACTTCTCCGCCGCCGCCAGGGTCGTGACCCCAAGAAGAGCAGCAACGCCCAGGACTCTCGTGGCACAGCGCCGTGCAGACATTGAAGCTCCCCTGCTCAACCATGGCGAACCTCGTCCGCGCGAAGTGGGCGCGTCGTAAGGCCGGCCCGCACCTCACTCGCACCCAGCATCGCACGAAGCGACAGAGGCAGCCTGCACGCTACCGCCCCAGCACCTTCGCCACCGCGTCCACCACCTCGTGGTCCGTGGGGAATGCGAGCGACGCCTTCCGGATGACGACCTTGCCATCCACGGCGACCTCGTAGCTGCCCGAAGGGCCCGGCAACAACTCCGCCTCTACATCCAACTCATCCTTCAATGCGACCGCCGCACGGGCGGCCCGAGGCCTGTAGCCTCAAGCGGTACAGTAGGTAATCGTCACCTTCGGGTCGGCCATGGCCATCCTCCTCACATGAGCGGGGCACACGGGATGCGCGCCCCATGAGCCAGACTTAGTGCGCGCCGCCACCACACGTCACCCTGCCTGCTCACTTGGCCCCTCTTACCAAGGGTTCTCCGCACACCCGGTAACGGACGAAGGGACCATTCCGCCCTCGCACCTGCACGGCTAGGGTCGCCGCGCCATGACGGACTTTCGAGCGCGAATCGCCGCCGCCTACGACGCTGACGCATTCCGCCGGGAATCCCACCGGTTGATGGACACGCTCTCCGACTACCTCGCGCGCACCACCCGCGCCGAAGGGCCCGTGCTGCCCTGGGCCGCCCCCGCGGTGAACGTGGACCGCTTCGCCGCGGCGTTCCCCGAAGCCCCCACGGGCGACTTCGCCGACCTCATCACCCGCGTGCTCTCCGGCTCCAACCACCTGCACCACCCGCGCTACGTGGGCCACCAGGTCACGGCCCCCGTGCCACTGGCCGCCCTGTGCGACGCGGTGTCCTCCCTGCTCAACAACGGCATGGCCGTGTACGAGATGGGCCCCGTCTCCACCGCCATGGAGCGCAACGTCCTGCGCTGGATGGCCGCGCGGCTCGGCCTGCCGGAGACAACGGACGGCGTGCTCACCTCCGGCGGTTCCCTGGGCAACCTCACCGCGCTGCTCGCCGCCCGGCAAGCCAAGGCCGGCTACGACGCGTGGAACGGCGGCGCCCACGCCGGCCCACCCCTCACCGTGCTGGCCGCCCAGACGACGCACTACAGCCTCGCCCGCGCCACCCGCATCATGGGCTTTGGCGAAGGCGGCGTGACGCCCGTCCCCGTGGACGAACACTTCCGCCTGCGCCCCGAGGCACTCGACGCCGCGCTCGAGTCCGCCACGCGCGCTGGACGCAAGCCCATCGCCGTGGTGGCCAGCGCGGGCTCCACCGCCACCGGCGCCTTCGACCCGCTGGAGCCCGTGGCCGACTTCTGCGAGCGCCACGGCCTGTGGTTCCACGTCGACGGCGCACATGGCGCCTCCGCCGTGCTCAGCCCCGCCCACCGACACCTCGTGCGCGGCATCGACCGCGCGGACTCCGTCATCTGGGACGCCCACAAGGGCCTGCTCATGCCCGCGCTGGTGACAGCCGTCCTCTTCCGCGACGGCGCCCGCTCCTTCGAGTCCTTCTCCCAGGAGGCCAGCTACATCTTCCACGGCGACGCGGAGCGCCCCTGGAGCGACGTGGCCCTGCGCACCCTGGAGTGCACCAAGGAGATGATGGCCCTCAAGGTGTACGCCTGCCTCGCGGTGCTGGGCACCCGGCTCTTCTCCGACGCGGTGACGGAGTCCTACGAGCAGGCCCGCCGCTTCGCCCAGCGCCTCTCCGCCGCCAGCGACTTCGAGGTCGCTGTGCCGCCCGAGTGCAACATCCTCTGCTTCCGCCACACCCCCGCGCACGTCCCCGCCGAGCAGTGGGACACCCTCCAGACGAAGCTGCGCGAGCGATTGGTGACTCGCGGGGATTTCTACCTGGTGCAGACGAAGCTGCCCCAGGGCGTCCATCTCCGCGTCACCCTCATCAACCCGCTCACCACCGATGCGGACCTGGACGCCCTCATGGACGCGCTCCGGGCCGCGGCGCTCCGCTGATCGCCGCGCCCGACCCGGCCCACACCTTCCGTGCCAGAAGATCGCTCCATGACGCAAAATGCGGTACAGCCGCAAAACGCCATGCTCGTCTCACTCGTCATCCCCGTCTACAACGAGATTCCCACCCTCGCCGAACTGC from Myxococcus xanthus encodes the following:
- a CDS encoding cell envelope biogenesis protein TolA; amino-acid sequence: MTNESVNPQLTDDVSPSPAEAGLSPTPRRRTATKRKSASRTGSTRKSARKATTKRGTPRAKKTAARGKTATRKSATRKSATRATGRGARKATTRKTGTAGRTARKTGTRGTATKRTTTRGGARKSPARRTTRR
- the dapE gene encoding succinyl-diaminopimelate desuccinylase translates to MASIDLATRLARTTLELCRIPSPITQEGPIADHVERWALRHFPREEVFRVGHTLLLGKLEDARPTVALIGHLDTVPAHPSDAGREARIEGERVFGLGASDMKGGLAVMMALAEDLRRDTLPVNLAFLFYEREEGAYAESGLIPLYEKRPDLAKVRFGIAMEPTDSVVQVGCVGSMQVTVRFTGRSAHSARPWQGENAIHKAGPFLAELLGRQRVEVNVAGFPFYEVINATLAKGGRARNVIPEAFELNLNYRFAPGKSIEQAKADVHALVAGRAEVEFTDASPSGPVVAGNPLFQKLMALTGLPAASKQAWTDVARFGEWGVDAINFGPGETAQAHQANESAPIPPLADAYEKLAAFLTGAS
- a CDS encoding cupin domain-containing protein, encoding MTGRNVTMAHHLDDILPEWALGMLEAPARASVEQHLAECARCREVADRLVSTHAALASLVVPPPAVLTRLMDQMEGPGRLARFADRVAAFFDLSRERALALLDAVSDPAAWMPGPVEGSELMPVETGPAREGTMAAILRLHPGVRYPRHTHHGREWNLVLEGGFREDEGHEVWPGEELEKTDGSAHGFTALTEGPACLCAAVLEGVTSFEEAFADG
- a CDS encoding 2,3,4,5-tetrahydropyridine-2,6-dicarboxylate N-succinyltransferase, whose product is MAPIEELSQRVSAAFADRTLLKDAAHVAAVRETLARLDSGELRVAEKGVDGWKVNAWVKEAILLFFAVSEMKVMEVGPFEFYDKVPLKKGLEAAGVRVVPPGTVRYGAFVEKGAVVMPGYVNIGARVGAGTMVDTWATVGSCAQVGKHVHLSGGVGLGGVLEPPSASPVIIEDGAFLGSRSIVVEGVVVEEEAVLGANVVLTASTQIIDVTGPEERVFKGRVPARSVVIPGMREKQFPAGEYMVPCALIIGQRTKSTDQKTSLNAALRDFAVAV
- a CDS encoding SelT/SelW/SelH family protein, with translation MADPKVTITYCTAUGYRPRAARAAVALKDELDVEAELLPGPSGSYEVAVDGKVVIRKASLAFPTDHEVVDAVAKVLGR
- a CDS encoding pyridoxal phosphate-dependent decarboxylase family protein, whose product is MTDFRARIAAAYDADAFRRESHRLMDTLSDYLARTTRAEGPVLPWAAPAVNVDRFAAAFPEAPTGDFADLITRVLSGSNHLHHPRYVGHQVTAPVPLAALCDAVSSLLNNGMAVYEMGPVSTAMERNVLRWMAARLGLPETTDGVLTSGGSLGNLTALLAARQAKAGYDAWNGGAHAGPPLTVLAAQTTHYSLARATRIMGFGEGGVTPVPVDEHFRLRPEALDAALESATRAGRKPIAVVASAGSTATGAFDPLEPVADFCERHGLWFHVDGAHGASAVLSPAHRHLVRGIDRADSVIWDAHKGLLMPALVTAVLFRDGARSFESFSQEASYIFHGDAERPWSDVALRTLECTKEMMALKVYACLAVLGTRLFSDAVTESYEQARRFAQRLSAASDFEVAVPPECNILCFRHTPAHVPAEQWDTLQTKLRERLVTRGDFYLVQTKLPQGVHLRVTLINPLTTDADLDALMDALRAAALR